ACATACCAAGAACTTGAGTAGTGACCACTTGTTGATTGgttatattaaaaacaaaattcctATCACTCTGCACAGGAACAAAATATACTATTACTCTCTAATCTGCATACAATTCGGCACTTATACAACTATACTGTTCCAAGGTGCCATACTTTTAAActattaaagaaaatataacaaactaaaaatagaaataaattaaaacctACTAAATTGTCATAAGGCACAAGCATTCCTCACTTGGATCAAACAAGAATAATCTATTCTCTATTTGCATCATTTTGTCCACTGATTACTCCTGCTCAATAAAGCACAGACAGAACATTTGGGCATTGGGTGCATGTATCATGCAAGTGGCTGCGTTGCAATTTGTATGACACAATGACAAAACACGCCTACACATGTTGCAACAGCATGGTAATGCTTCTCAAGTTCAGTCATTGTCAAGCAAGAACAATGTATCCCTGAGATACGTTGATTTACACAAAAGGACTGTTTCTCAGCCTACAGGTAGCAACTTAGACTTCATTTCACTTCGATCTGAATCGACATAAAGACAGAACAGAAGTGATGTTATCGATTCTAACCGCCCAAGTTCTCAAGATATTGACCTAGAGAAGCTTCCTACAGATACGATTCTGGAAACATGAGCAGCATGACTACAGAACAGACACTTGCTGGAAAAAGTAATGGGACGGAACATGATCCATATCAGAGTGGATCTTGTGATATGTATTCCAATGAAGCATACACACTGCATTTACATAATTTACCACAGGCAGGGAGACAGACCATCATCTAGTGCAGGTAGAAGTGCAAAAATGGTTAAGAGACCCTCTAATCCTTGTATATGCAATATAAACTTTTttgtggggggggggggggggggggggggagagaGGCACACACatgcccccccccccccccccccccaaatgAAAGCAGATTTCTGAGCATTTCAGCAGCATTAATTTATCAGATAAACCACCAAACCACCTTTTTTATTCTCCCATCTTTGCCACTGTCGGATTAGCTAGCATGGTGGGAAATTCAGAAGTCCTGATTTCAGGGATCAAAATTTGCCAACGTATGGTAGTGGAGTTAAGATGAATAGCTCCAATTCAGCCAAGCAGAATGGAGATAGTCTGCAACTTAGGGAGCCCAATCTTAAAAAAGAAACTCCAGATCAAAATAGATTGGATGTTTCAGAGCCCCCACAAAGTATCTCTGAAAGCACAATTGTATTTAACAGAAACCCCGCTGAGTTCACTGCACTAGAAAATGGTAATCCATATAGTATCAGTGGAGAAATCTGAAATTCTAGGATAGCCCCTCAAACAGAAGGCGTGGGCGGGTTAACTTCTCTGCATGGATACAAGCAAACAAACACTCAAAGGTCCCAAAATGAAAGGCATTGAAATTTGAAACCACTATAAAGTTGTGCATAATTAAGCTGCATTTTGCTCGATACCTTCATGTTAAAACTTTTAGCTTATActtcctttattttccttttcttataTAAATAATTCTGCAGAGGACTTTGACTTGGAACACGAGACTTAAATAGCCGataaaaagttttttattttcaagttTCAATGAAAAAACATACTTTTGAACTGTAAAACTGAATTTCATTATCATTAGCATTCAAGATTTGCTGTATATTTGTCGGTGTTCAAGATTCCAAAACCCCTTGTCCTCAACTCCTCAGCTCCTCGCCCATCAACAGCAAATAAAATCCATATTCCAAACAATATCACAACTATCCAATTACTTGTAGCAACAAATTGCAGACACAGAGATAGATGCGGAAACAACATATCCTCGAAAAAGCCCAAAGGACAACCCAGACCTCTACTATCATAAATAACCACATTCACTGCCTCCCTGGGGAGTGATATACAACAATTTCATAATTATTGAACCATCATCAATTGCCTAAATTCTATATGGTATAATTCAGCACACAATCTGTATCATTTGAGCATCAAGCTATATgctcaaattaattaaaaaacttaCAATTAAAGAAGGTTAGGTGTGAAAGGACTAGACTAACCCTGATAAGCCTCGTTTATCTCTTGGAACCGCGTGGTGGCAGCACCTTGGTCTTTCTGCTTGTCTGGGTGCCATTTCTGCCTCCACACAAAGCAATAAATCacacttaaaataaataaataaataaaactattcCAACAAATGGAACCCTAAACACTCCAACACAGAATTACACATAGAAACAAAAACACACCAGAGCTAGACGAATGTAATTAGAACGAATAGCATCATCCGTAGCATCATAATCCACTTCCAATATCTTATAATAATCCTGCCAAAATGAACAAAATTCCAAAACTTTAGTTCCTAAAACAAAactgcaataataataataataataataataataataataataataataataataataataataataatcccTAGTTTCCAAACTGAGTGAGGGAAGTAAAAAACCTAAAATTGGAAAAAATGGAGTAGAAATAATGGTAATAAGTAAAGTAATAAAGAAAGTAAGTAAACCTTGGGCTTAGAGAGAGCAGAGAAGAGATCGAAGTTGAGGTAGAAATCGGTATCAGGCTGGTCGTTTTGCGGAACGGCGTCGTCTAATTCTTCCCATTCCCACATCAtggctgaagaagaagaagaagaagtgttTTTCAGGATAAGGCTCTCAGAAAGTTCCCAGGTCTTGGAGGGGAATAGATAAGACTTTTACAAAGATTTTGGAGAAATGTGCACGTATGTTCAGTTCAgtgt
The Arachis stenosperma cultivar V10309 chromosome 7, arast.V10309.gnm1.PFL2, whole genome shotgun sequence genome window above contains:
- the LOC130940370 gene encoding uncharacterized protein LOC130940370, with product MMWEWEELDDAVPQNDQPDTDFYLNFDLFSALSKPKDYYKILEVDYDATDDAIRSNYIRLALKWHPDKQKDQGAATTRFQEINEAYQVLSDPVKRREYDRNGMLYAYDYDIIDYLNRYKGLILTCNGLGMKHSIW